The Desulfoscipio gibsoniae DSM 7213 genome contains a region encoding:
- a CDS encoding sigma-54-dependent Fis family transcriptional regulator, whose translation MLVKNIMTLNNISVQPGQTALEAWEIIIQTRLTGIPVTDPKGSIIGVLSREEIINAGPRVLEGNVKVRDIMQQEIFILKEDAPASDAWTMPANVFPVVDDNGRITGMLERSEVGHTLFKVASQIFQQAETIMDAAHNGIIAIDKNGIISTFNIAAERITRRKKSEALGRHLSDVIIPHGLLDILENGNYQSHYKFSLGYSSGTHTYLTNRSPIIENGQVVGAIGVFQDISEIEFISEELSSVKQLNKELETIIESSYDGIIITDPSGQIIRANHAHERITGIPTASIQKMTMADLIAKGVYSQSIVDAVIEQNGAVTLSELTADNNQLLITGNPVHNQQGEIIRVVINIRDMSDLNNLKNQLEQSIALSERYHGELTQLRSRLIDQVGLVVKSTKMKKVLGMALRMAQVNSTVLLLGESGVGKEVVAKAIHKNSKRSSGPFITVNCGAIPENLLESEMFGYEKGAFTGANREGKPGMFELADNGTLFLDEIADLPLHFQVKLLRALQEREITRIGGTRPRQIDVRIIAATNKQLEELVQDGKFREDLYFRLNVVPIHIPPLRERKDDIIPLVYNFKKSFEKVYGMEKEFSPRVFKELMEYQWPGNVREVKNVVERLLVTSSEQVIKSVDIPLNITPATPPQRHGPHQVTVQGIIPLKAAQLEMERQLIGAALKELGSTYKVAKALHVDQSTIVRKVNRLRENGLSL comes from the coding sequence ATGTTGGTAAAGAATATCATGACACTGAATAATATCTCTGTCCAGCCGGGGCAAACCGCACTTGAGGCCTGGGAAATTATTATTCAAACCCGGCTTACCGGCATTCCAGTTACAGACCCAAAAGGAAGTATCATCGGCGTCTTATCCAGAGAAGAAATCATCAATGCCGGCCCCCGGGTGCTTGAAGGCAATGTTAAAGTGCGGGATATCATGCAGCAGGAGATTTTTATTTTAAAGGAGGATGCACCAGCTTCCGATGCCTGGACCATGCCGGCCAACGTTTTCCCTGTGGTGGACGACAATGGGCGCATTACCGGTATGCTGGAACGTTCAGAGGTTGGACACACCCTTTTTAAAGTGGCCAGCCAGATATTTCAACAAGCCGAGACCATCATGGATGCGGCTCACAACGGTATTATCGCCATTGATAAAAACGGCATTATCAGTACCTTCAATATTGCAGCGGAAAGAATTACCCGCCGAAAAAAAAGCGAGGCCCTGGGACGGCATCTTTCGGATGTGATTATCCCCCACGGTTTGCTTGATATTTTAGAGAACGGCAACTACCAGTCCCATTATAAATTTTCCTTAGGGTATTCCTCGGGCACACATACCTACCTGACCAACCGCAGTCCCATCATTGAAAACGGCCAGGTGGTAGGTGCTATTGGAGTGTTTCAGGACATATCAGAGATAGAATTTATTTCTGAGGAGCTAAGTTCAGTTAAGCAGTTAAACAAAGAACTGGAAACAATCATTGAATCATCTTATGACGGCATTATTATCACCGACCCCAGTGGTCAAATTATCAGGGCCAATCATGCCCACGAACGCATCACGGGCATCCCCACGGCATCGATACAAAAAATGACCATGGCGGACTTGATCGCCAAGGGCGTTTATTCACAGTCCATAGTGGATGCTGTAATTGAGCAAAACGGCGCCGTCACGCTGTCGGAACTGACTGCCGACAATAACCAGTTGCTTATTACAGGTAATCCGGTGCACAACCAGCAGGGTGAAATTATACGGGTGGTTATCAATATTAGGGATATGTCGGACTTAAATAACTTAAAAAACCAGTTGGAACAAAGTATAGCTTTAAGCGAGCGCTATCATGGAGAACTGACCCAGCTGCGCAGTAGATTGATTGACCAGGTAGGTTTGGTGGTCAAGTCCACCAAGATGAAAAAGGTATTGGGCATGGCCCTGCGGATGGCGCAAGTTAATTCCACAGTATTGCTGTTGGGCGAGTCAGGTGTAGGCAAAGAAGTGGTGGCCAAAGCCATCCACAAAAACAGTAAAAGGAGCAGTGGTCCGTTTATTACCGTAAACTGCGGGGCTATCCCGGAAAATTTGCTGGAGTCGGAAATGTTCGGTTATGAAAAAGGCGCTTTTACGGGGGCCAACCGGGAAGGCAAGCCCGGTATGTTTGAACTTGCGGATAACGGCACATTGTTCCTTGATGAAATTGCTGACCTGCCACTGCATTTTCAAGTGAAACTACTCAGGGCATTGCAGGAGAGAGAAATCACCCGTATCGGCGGCACCAGGCCCCGCCAGATTGATGTGCGCATAATAGCTGCCACCAACAAGCAATTGGAAGAACTGGTGCAGGACGGCAAGTTTCGGGAGGATTTATATTTCCGGCTCAATGTGGTTCCTATTCATATACCGCCTCTACGGGAAAGAAAGGACGATATTATACCTTTAGTCTATAACTTTAAAAAAAGTTTTGAAAAGGTGTACGGGATGGAAAAAGAATTTTCACCCCGGGTATTTAAGGAGTTGATGGAGTACCAGTGGCCGGGGAATGTGCGGGAAGTAAAGAATGTGGTGGAGCGGTTGCTGGTGACCTCCTCCGAACAGGTAATTAAATCCGTCGATATACCGCTTAACATAACGCCGGCAACACCGCCCCAGCGGCACGGGCCGCATCAAGTAACCGTGCAGGGCATCATCCCTTTAAAAGCGGCCCAATTAGAGATGGAGCGCCAGCTTATCGGTGCCGCCTTAAAAGAACTGGGCAGCACTTACAAAGTCGCCAAAGCCCTGCACGTCGACCAGTCAACCATTGTGCGCAAGGTAAACCGCCTCAGGGAGAACGGGCTGTCACTGTAA
- a CDS encoding sodium ion-translocating decarboxylase subunit beta gives MEQLAEIFSGVGITQLTLGNVTMWLIAFVLFYLAIKKGVEPLLLLPIGFGVFAANFPLTGLLEEGGLFYIFYHFGIENELIPPLIFLGLGAMTDFGPVIANPKTLLLGAAAQLGVYGAFFGALLVGFTVAEAACIGIIGGADGPTSIFLSANLAPHMMGSVAVAAYSYMALVPIIIPPIAKLLTTKEERAMVMNMTRMPSKTEKIVFPILASIVIILLVPKSAPLIAMFMLGNLFMESGVVERLTNVSRDQLMNIVTIILGVGVGSTMTAETFLNPKTIGVFAMGVVAFAFATAAGVLLAKLMNLFVKNKVNPLIGAAGVSAVPMAARVVHNMGTEANPQNYLLMHAMGPNVAGVIGTAVAAGAFIAAIL, from the coding sequence ATGGAACAACTGGCTGAAATTTTCAGTGGGGTTGGTATTACTCAGCTGACCCTCGGCAATGTTACCATGTGGTTGATTGCCTTTGTCCTCTTTTACCTGGCCATCAAGAAAGGGGTTGAGCCGCTGCTCCTGTTGCCCATCGGCTTTGGGGTATTTGCGGCCAACTTCCCTTTGACCGGCCTTCTAGAAGAGGGTGGACTGTTTTATATCTTTTACCACTTTGGCATTGAGAATGAATTAATCCCGCCCCTTATTTTCCTGGGCTTAGGGGCGATGACGGACTTTGGACCGGTGATTGCCAATCCCAAAACACTGCTTCTTGGCGCGGCGGCGCAGCTGGGTGTTTACGGAGCGTTTTTCGGTGCATTGCTTGTGGGCTTTACCGTAGCCGAAGCGGCCTGTATTGGTATTATCGGCGGTGCTGACGGACCGACTTCCATATTCCTTTCCGCCAATTTGGCTCCGCATATGATGGGCTCGGTGGCGGTGGCGGCGTATTCTTACATGGCTTTGGTACCGATAATAATTCCTCCCATTGCCAAGTTGCTGACCACCAAAGAAGAACGGGCCATGGTTATGAATATGACGCGTATGCCCAGCAAGACGGAAAAAATTGTTTTCCCCATTTTGGCTTCCATCGTAATTATACTGTTGGTGCCCAAGTCGGCTCCGCTGATTGCTATGTTTATGCTAGGTAACTTGTTCATGGAGAGCGGTGTGGTGGAACGACTTACCAACGTTAGCCGCGATCAATTGATGAATATAGTCACTATTATACTTGGTGTGGGCGTCGGCTCCACTATGACCGCGGAAACATTCTTAAATCCCAAAACCATCGGCGTATTTGCCATGGGCGTGGTGGCCTTTGCCTTTGCCACAGCCGCCGGCGTATTGCTGGCCAAACTAATGAACCTGTTCGTCAAAAACAAGGTCAACCCGCTTATCGGTGCTGCGGGCGTATCGGCGGTGCCAATGGCGGCCCGTGTGGTCCATAACATGGGCACTGAAGCCAACCCGCAAAACTACCTGCTGATGCACGCAATGGGGCCTAACGTGGCCGGCGTTATCGGCACTGCTGTGGCCGCCGGTGCATTTATAGCAGCCATATTATAA
- a CDS encoding biotin/lipoyl-containing protein, with product MQNDNIKEVSKVVQVNAPMVGKVLSVDAKVGGQVKKNDVLVTLEAMKMQIKVYAPSDGEVVEVNVAAGDVVNTDTVLVALK from the coding sequence ATGCAAAATGATAATATTAAGGAGGTAAGTAAAGTGGTACAAGTTAACGCTCCCATGGTGGGAAAAGTGCTATCGGTGGATGCAAAAGTAGGCGGACAAGTAAAAAAGAATGATGTGCTGGTTACTCTGGAAGCTATGAAAATGCAAATTAAAGTGTACGCGCCCAGCGACGGCGAAGTTGTTGAAGTAAACGTGGCTGCCGGTGATGTAGTCAATACCGATACTGTTCTGGTAGCTTTGAAGTAG